In Thalassospira sp. ER-Se-21-Dark, one genomic interval encodes:
- a CDS encoding DUF411 domain-containing protein gives MKRFFAFILTLGLTTMSLSGHSHANPLQAKVYKDPNCGCCAIYADYLVARDYEVEVIESDQVVQMSRMMGIPEEMQGCHLTMIEGYAISGHVPFETIDRILAERPDAKAYTLPGMPMGSPGMGGVKNAPFEVYQIKDNTAEIYDVR, from the coding sequence ATGAAACGTTTCTTTGCATTTATACTTACCCTTGGCCTCACAACGATGAGTTTGTCCGGCCACAGTCACGCCAATCCCCTGCAGGCAAAAGTCTACAAGGATCCCAATTGCGGCTGCTGTGCGATCTATGCCGATTATCTTGTCGCGCGGGACTATGAGGTCGAAGTGATCGAAAGCGATCAGGTTGTTCAGATGTCACGCATGATGGGAATTCCCGAAGAAATGCAGGGCTGCCATCTGACCATGATCGAAGGCTATGCCATTTCCGGTCATGTCCCGTTTGAAACCATCGACCGCATTTTGGCAGAACGCCCGGATGCCAAGGCATATACCCTGCCGGGCATGCCGATGGGCTCGCCCGGTATGGGCGGGGTCAAGAATGCCCCGTTCGAAGTCTATCAGATCAAGGACAACACCGCCGAGATCTACGACGTCCGCTAA